One window of the Perca flavescens isolate YP-PL-M2 chromosome 5, PFLA_1.0, whole genome shotgun sequence genome contains the following:
- the hira gene encoding protein HIRA isoform X2, producing the protein MKLLKPSWVSHNGKPIFSVDIHPDGTKFATGGQGEDSGKVMIWNMAPVLREDDEKNENIPKMLCQMDNHLACVNCVRWSNNGLYLASGGDDKLVMVWKRAAFIGPSTVFGSSSKLANVEQWRCVTILRNHTGDVMDVAWSPHDVWLASCSVDNTIVIWNARKFPEMVTWLRGHTGLVKGLTWDPVGKYIASQADDHSLRVWRTVDWQMEANITKPFSECGGTTHVLRLSWSPDGQYLVSAHAMNNSGPTAQIVERDGWKTNMDFVGHRKAVTVVKFNPKIFKKKQKNGSAPKPGCPYCCCAVGSKDRSLSVWLTSLKRPLVVIHDLFDKSIMDISWTLTGLGMLVCSMDGTVAYLDFSLDELGDPLNEEEKNSIHQNIYGKSLAITSTEAQLSTTIIENPEMLKYQQERQNSAQANSGPGSAGPESSAPKLNSVMNGESLEDIRKNLLKKQVETRTADGRRRITPLCIAQLDTGDFSPALFNSAPILPSGSSMSNQLTPQLSSDSSPGQASSLGLRPSHDPMLTSPPPNSTAKGLEDNKDGLKTSLLLTSASKIEPMKALDSRFTERSKATPGVTAAISSIAGLTPLDRPKDGISALKDIKTKDDTSSDSEDKMASINKNLSFSKRKPEMLMDGGEVVEKRKKGRPRKDKMAAPIAQPFTQIIPPAEREPSRVAAPPAALKLPTPSIKKAFSLQVSMEPSVFLEVENEVSLVAGSKLSQLRCSRDGRDWNTLLPSSVVTAAGSSDVIAVACQDRMLSVFSSCGRRLLPAIQLPTPVSALHCTAHFVMALTAGATLSVWDVQKQKALVKNESLLTILSGADTTVSQSLLTQQGVPVIGLSNGKSYCFSSSLETWTLIADKGDSLVQCADFRSCLPTQDALVSPGPLAVMQGRNLNAGRLASRLSSTPHHLQQSMTMAFLENQLASALTLQSAQEYRYWLLIYARFLVNEGSEYRLRELCKELLGPVHKSAATAWEPTTLGLRKRELLREVLPVIVENLRFQRLFTEYQDQLELLRNK; encoded by the exons GCAAACCCATATTTTCAGTTGACATCCACCCTGATGGGACAAAATTTGCAACTGGTGGGCAAG GAGAGGATTCTGGCAAGGTGATGATCTGGAACATGGCCCCAGTCCTCAGGGAGGATGACGAGAAGAATGAGAATATTCCCAAAATGCTGTGCCAGATGGACAATCACCTAG CCTGTGTGAACTGTGTGCGCTGGTCCAACAACGGGCTGTACCTGGCATCAGGAGGAGACGACAAGCTGGTCATGGTGTGGAAGAGAGCTGC aTTCATCGGTCCGAGCACAGTGTTTGGGTCGAGCAGTAAGCTGGCCAACGTGGAGCAGTGGAGGTGTGTTACCATCCTGAGGAACCACACTGGAG aTGTGATGGACGTGGCTTGGTCTCCACATGACGTGTGGCTGGCCTCCTGCAGCGTGGACAACACCATTGTCATCTGGAACGCTCGCAAATTTCCAG AGATGGTGACATGGCTGCGAGGACACACTGGGTTGGTTAAAGGTCTGACGTGGGATCCGGTGGGGAAATACATCGCCTCCCAGGCCGACGACCACAGCCTTCGAGTGTGGAGGACAGTGGACTGGCAGATGGAGGCCAACATCACCAAACCCTTCAGCGAG TGCGGCGGGACGACCCACGTCCTGCGTCTCTCCTGGTCTCCAGACGGCCAGTACCTGGTATCGGCTCACGCCATGAACAACTCCGGTCCCACCGCACAGATCGTGGAGAGAGACGGCTGGAAGACTAATATGGACTTTGTGGGCCACCGTAAAGCTGTCACTGTGGTT AAATTCAACCCAAAGATTTTTAAGAAGAAACAGAAGAACGGCAGCGCTCCAAAACCCGGCTGTCCGTATTGCTGCTGCGCAGTCGGCAGCAAAGACCGATCGCTCTCCGTCTGG CTGACCTCTCTGAAGCGCCCCCTGGTGGTCATCCACGATCTGTTTGATAAATCGATAATGGACATTTCCTG GACTCTGACAGGTCTGGGAATGTTAGTGTGTTCGATGGACGGCACTGTGGCCTACCTGGACTTCTCACTGGATGAACTGGGAGACCCACTGAACGAGGAGGAGAAG AACAGTATCCATCAGAACATTTACGGTAAGAGTCTGGCTATAACCAGCACCGAGGCTCAGCTTTCCACCACCATCATCGAGAACCCCGAGATGCTCAAATACCAGCAGGAGCGTCAGAACTCGGCCCAGGCCAACTCGGGACCAGGAAGCGCCGGGCCCGAATCCTCAGCCCCCAAACTCAACAGTGTGATGAACGGAGAGTCTCTGGAGGACATCAGGAAG AACCTTCTGAAGAAGCAGGTGGAGACGAGAACCGCAGACGGCAGAAGACGAATCACACCGCTCTGCATCGCTCAGCTGGACACGGG GGATTTCTCGCCGGCTCTGTTCAACAGCGCTCCCATCCTGCCCTCGGGCTCCTCCATGTCCAACCAGCTCACCCCCCAGCTCAGCTCCGACTCCAGCCCAGGACAGGCCTCTTCTCTGGGGCTTAGGCCCAGCCACGACCCCATGCTCACCTCGCCTCCACCCAACAGCACCGCCAAGGGGCTCGAAGACAACAAGGATGG TTTGAAGACAAGCCTTCTGCTCACTTCTGCATCCAAGATCGAGCCAATGAAAGCTTTGGACTCCAGGTTCACGGAGCGGTCAAAGGCCACGCCGGGGGTCACAGCCGCCATCTCCTCCATTGCTGGACTCACGCCTCTAGACAG GCCAAAAGACGGCATCTCCGCCCTGaaagacataaaaacaaaagatgaCACCAGCAGCGACAGCGAGGACAAGATGGCCTCCATCAACAAGAACTTGTCGTTCAGCAAGAGGAAACCTGAGATGCTGATGGATGGAGGAGAGGTggtggagaagaggaaaaagggaCGGCCCAGGAAAGACAAGATGGCTGCACCCATCGCCCAGCCCTTCACGCAG atAATTCCTCCAGCAGAGCGGGAGCCCAGCAGGgtggcagctcctccagctGCTCTCAAACTACCAACGCCCAGTATAAAGAAGGCCTTCAGTCTGCAG gtgagCATGGAGCCGTCAGTGTTCCTGGAGGTGGAGAACGAGGTGTCGTTGGTTGCGGGTTCAAAGCTCAGCCAGCTGCGATGCTCCAGAGACGGACGAGACTGGAACACACTGCTGCCCAGCTCCGTGGTCACTGCTGCAGGGAGCAG tGACGTCATCGCCGTCGCCTGTCAGGACAGGATGTTGTCCGTGTTCTCTTCCTGTGGGCGGCGGCTCCTTCCTGCCATCCAGCTGCCCACGCCTGTGTCAGCTCTGCACTGCACCGCCCACTTCGTCATGGCTCTGACAGCTGGAGCGACGCTGTCTGTCTG GGACGTTCAGAAACAAAAGGCTTTGGTGAAGAACGAGTCCCTGCTGACTATTTTATCTG GTGCAGACACCACAGTGTCTCAGTCTCTGCTGACCCAGCAGGGAGTTCCAGTCATTGGACTGTCCAACGGGAAGTCCTACTGCTTCAGCTCCTCACTGGAGACATG GACTCTGATAGCAGATAAAGGAGACTCTCTGGTCCAGTGTGCTGACTTTAGAAGCTGCCTGCCTACCCAAGATGCACTTGTGTCCCCAGGGCCGCTGGCTGTCATGCAGGGCCGCAACCTTAA TGCTGGTCGGCTGGCGTCCCGCCTCTCCTCCACCCCTCACCACCTGCAGCAGAGCATGACCATGGCCTTCCTGGAGAATCAGCTGGCGTCTGCTCTGACTCTGCAGTCAGCGCAGGAGTATCGTTACTGGCTGCTCATCTACGCCCGCTTCCTCGTCAACGAAG gCTCGGAGTATCGTCTCCGAGAACTCTGTAAGGAACTGCTGGGTCCCGTCCACAAATCAGCGGCCACAGCCTGGGAGCCCACCACTCTG GGTCTACGTAAGCGCGAGTTGCTGCGGGAGGTTTTACCCGTCATCGTTGAAAACCTGCGATTCCAGAGACTGTTCACTGAATACCAGGACCAGCTGGAGCTGCTGCGCAACAAATAG
- the hira gene encoding protein HIRA isoform X1 — translation MKLLKPSWVSHNGKPIFSVDIHPDGTKFATGGQGEDSGKVMIWNMAPVLREDDEKNENIPKMLCQMDNHLACVNCVRWSNNGLYLASGGDDKLVMVWKRAAFIGPSTVFGSSSKLANVEQWRCVTILRNHTGDVMDVAWSPHDVWLASCSVDNTIVIWNARKFPEMVTWLRGHTGLVKGLTWDPVGKYIASQADDHSLRVWRTVDWQMEANITKPFSECGGTTHVLRLSWSPDGQYLVSAHAMNNSGPTAQIVERDGWKTNMDFVGHRKAVTVVKFNPKIFKKKQKNGSAPKPGCPYCCCAVGSKDRSLSVWLTSLKRPLVVIHDLFDKSIMDISWTLTGLGMLVCSMDGTVAYLDFSLDELGDPLNEEEKNSIHQNIYGKSLAITSTEAQLSTTIIENPEMLKYQQERQNSAQANSGPGSAGPESSAPKLNSVMNGESLEDIRKNLLKKQVETRTADGRRRITPLCIAQLDTGDFSPALFNSAPILPSGSSMSNQLTPQLSSDSSPGQASSLGLRPSHDPMLTSPPPNSTAKGLEDNKDGLKTSLLLTSASKIEPMKALDSRFTERSKATPGVTAAISSIAGLTPLDSRPKDGISALKDIKTKDDTSSDSEDKMASINKNLSFSKRKPEMLMDGGEVVEKRKKGRPRKDKMAAPIAQPFTQIIPPAEREPSRVAAPPAALKLPTPSIKKAFSLQVSMEPSVFLEVENEVSLVAGSKLSQLRCSRDGRDWNTLLPSSVVTAAGSSDVIAVACQDRMLSVFSSCGRRLLPAIQLPTPVSALHCTAHFVMALTAGATLSVWDVQKQKALVKNESLLTILSGADTTVSQSLLTQQGVPVIGLSNGKSYCFSSSLETWTLIADKGDSLVQCADFRSCLPTQDALVSPGPLAVMQGRNLNAGRLASRLSSTPHHLQQSMTMAFLENQLASALTLQSAQEYRYWLLIYARFLVNEGSEYRLRELCKELLGPVHKSAATAWEPTTLGLRKRELLREVLPVIVENLRFQRLFTEYQDQLELLRNK, via the exons GCAAACCCATATTTTCAGTTGACATCCACCCTGATGGGACAAAATTTGCAACTGGTGGGCAAG GAGAGGATTCTGGCAAGGTGATGATCTGGAACATGGCCCCAGTCCTCAGGGAGGATGACGAGAAGAATGAGAATATTCCCAAAATGCTGTGCCAGATGGACAATCACCTAG CCTGTGTGAACTGTGTGCGCTGGTCCAACAACGGGCTGTACCTGGCATCAGGAGGAGACGACAAGCTGGTCATGGTGTGGAAGAGAGCTGC aTTCATCGGTCCGAGCACAGTGTTTGGGTCGAGCAGTAAGCTGGCCAACGTGGAGCAGTGGAGGTGTGTTACCATCCTGAGGAACCACACTGGAG aTGTGATGGACGTGGCTTGGTCTCCACATGACGTGTGGCTGGCCTCCTGCAGCGTGGACAACACCATTGTCATCTGGAACGCTCGCAAATTTCCAG AGATGGTGACATGGCTGCGAGGACACACTGGGTTGGTTAAAGGTCTGACGTGGGATCCGGTGGGGAAATACATCGCCTCCCAGGCCGACGACCACAGCCTTCGAGTGTGGAGGACAGTGGACTGGCAGATGGAGGCCAACATCACCAAACCCTTCAGCGAG TGCGGCGGGACGACCCACGTCCTGCGTCTCTCCTGGTCTCCAGACGGCCAGTACCTGGTATCGGCTCACGCCATGAACAACTCCGGTCCCACCGCACAGATCGTGGAGAGAGACGGCTGGAAGACTAATATGGACTTTGTGGGCCACCGTAAAGCTGTCACTGTGGTT AAATTCAACCCAAAGATTTTTAAGAAGAAACAGAAGAACGGCAGCGCTCCAAAACCCGGCTGTCCGTATTGCTGCTGCGCAGTCGGCAGCAAAGACCGATCGCTCTCCGTCTGG CTGACCTCTCTGAAGCGCCCCCTGGTGGTCATCCACGATCTGTTTGATAAATCGATAATGGACATTTCCTG GACTCTGACAGGTCTGGGAATGTTAGTGTGTTCGATGGACGGCACTGTGGCCTACCTGGACTTCTCACTGGATGAACTGGGAGACCCACTGAACGAGGAGGAGAAG AACAGTATCCATCAGAACATTTACGGTAAGAGTCTGGCTATAACCAGCACCGAGGCTCAGCTTTCCACCACCATCATCGAGAACCCCGAGATGCTCAAATACCAGCAGGAGCGTCAGAACTCGGCCCAGGCCAACTCGGGACCAGGAAGCGCCGGGCCCGAATCCTCAGCCCCCAAACTCAACAGTGTGATGAACGGAGAGTCTCTGGAGGACATCAGGAAG AACCTTCTGAAGAAGCAGGTGGAGACGAGAACCGCAGACGGCAGAAGACGAATCACACCGCTCTGCATCGCTCAGCTGGACACGGG GGATTTCTCGCCGGCTCTGTTCAACAGCGCTCCCATCCTGCCCTCGGGCTCCTCCATGTCCAACCAGCTCACCCCCCAGCTCAGCTCCGACTCCAGCCCAGGACAGGCCTCTTCTCTGGGGCTTAGGCCCAGCCACGACCCCATGCTCACCTCGCCTCCACCCAACAGCACCGCCAAGGGGCTCGAAGACAACAAGGATGG TTTGAAGACAAGCCTTCTGCTCACTTCTGCATCCAAGATCGAGCCAATGAAAGCTTTGGACTCCAGGTTCACGGAGCGGTCAAAGGCCACGCCGGGGGTCACAGCCGCCATCTCCTCCATTGCTGGACTCACGCCTCTAGACAG CAGGCCAAAAGACGGCATCTCCGCCCTGaaagacataaaaacaaaagatgaCACCAGCAGCGACAGCGAGGACAAGATGGCCTCCATCAACAAGAACTTGTCGTTCAGCAAGAGGAAACCTGAGATGCTGATGGATGGAGGAGAGGTggtggagaagaggaaaaagggaCGGCCCAGGAAAGACAAGATGGCTGCACCCATCGCCCAGCCCTTCACGCAG atAATTCCTCCAGCAGAGCGGGAGCCCAGCAGGgtggcagctcctccagctGCTCTCAAACTACCAACGCCCAGTATAAAGAAGGCCTTCAGTCTGCAG gtgagCATGGAGCCGTCAGTGTTCCTGGAGGTGGAGAACGAGGTGTCGTTGGTTGCGGGTTCAAAGCTCAGCCAGCTGCGATGCTCCAGAGACGGACGAGACTGGAACACACTGCTGCCCAGCTCCGTGGTCACTGCTGCAGGGAGCAG tGACGTCATCGCCGTCGCCTGTCAGGACAGGATGTTGTCCGTGTTCTCTTCCTGTGGGCGGCGGCTCCTTCCTGCCATCCAGCTGCCCACGCCTGTGTCAGCTCTGCACTGCACCGCCCACTTCGTCATGGCTCTGACAGCTGGAGCGACGCTGTCTGTCTG GGACGTTCAGAAACAAAAGGCTTTGGTGAAGAACGAGTCCCTGCTGACTATTTTATCTG GTGCAGACACCACAGTGTCTCAGTCTCTGCTGACCCAGCAGGGAGTTCCAGTCATTGGACTGTCCAACGGGAAGTCCTACTGCTTCAGCTCCTCACTGGAGACATG GACTCTGATAGCAGATAAAGGAGACTCTCTGGTCCAGTGTGCTGACTTTAGAAGCTGCCTGCCTACCCAAGATGCACTTGTGTCCCCAGGGCCGCTGGCTGTCATGCAGGGCCGCAACCTTAA TGCTGGTCGGCTGGCGTCCCGCCTCTCCTCCACCCCTCACCACCTGCAGCAGAGCATGACCATGGCCTTCCTGGAGAATCAGCTGGCGTCTGCTCTGACTCTGCAGTCAGCGCAGGAGTATCGTTACTGGCTGCTCATCTACGCCCGCTTCCTCGTCAACGAAG gCTCGGAGTATCGTCTCCGAGAACTCTGTAAGGAACTGCTGGGTCCCGTCCACAAATCAGCGGCCACAGCCTGGGAGCCCACCACTCTG GGTCTACGTAAGCGCGAGTTGCTGCGGGAGGTTTTACCCGTCATCGTTGAAAACCTGCGATTCCAGAGACTGTTCACTGAATACCAGGACCAGCTGGAGCTGCTGCGCAACAAATAG
- the LOC114556366 gene encoding erythroblast NAD(P)(+)--arginine ADP-ribosyltransferase, producing MSQQWLRRPWVSFLVFVVAMVIIFTIKEACKSAAVAGAKTGENSVLPLDMAENSVDDMYDGCKEDMKKRVTKDLENEKNKDNNFKAVWDRSENTHTPLGEWFNKVLKRKQIVAIRTYTDETDVYSKFNAAVRTQGLGYKTTFGYHALHFLLTTAIQDISASDKKQCLTVYRRVNEYFRQDVENTLIRFGSFTSASQGGYSNKDIFGEKSCFEIVTCMGADISPYSTFPNEAEVLIPPYEVFNVVEIKKRSTMQRKLPCEVVYTLESTKNYVSKLNCALFTANDL from the exons ATGTCTCAACAGTGGTTAAGAAGACCGTGGGTATCATTTTTGGTCTTTGTTGTAGCAATGGTCATCATCTTTACAATAAAG GAGGCCTGTAAATCTGCTGCTGTAGCTGGGGCTAAAACTGGGGAGAACAGTGTGCTTCCACTGGATATGGCTGAAAACTCTGTTGACGACATGTACGATGGGTGCAAAGAAGACATGAAGAAGAGGGTAACAAAAGACCTGGAGAATGAGAAGAACAAAGACAACAACTTCAAGGCGGTCTGGGACAGgtcagagaacacacacacaccattggGGGAATGGTTTAATAAAGTACTGAAAAGAAAACAGATTGTAGCTATTCGTACTTACACTGACGAAACCGATGTGTATAGTAAATTCAATGCTGCAGTTCGAACCCAAGGACTTGGGTACAAGACCACATTCGGGTATCACGCACTTCACTTTCTCCTGACTACTGCCATTCAAGATATAAGTGCCTCTGATAAAAAACAATGTCTCACTGTCTACCGTAGAGTCAACGAGTACTTTCGCCAAGATGTTGAAAACACATTGATTCGTTTTGGCTCTTTCACCTCAGCCTCACAGGGTGGTTACAGCAATAAAGACATTTTCGGAGAGAAGTCATGCTTTGAGATTGTCACGTGCATGGGAGCAGATATCTCCCCCTATTCTACATTTCCGAACGAAGCAGAAGTGCTGATTCCTCCCTATGAGGTCTTTAATGTCGTAGAGATAAAGAAGAGGTCAACTATGCAGCGAAAACTTCCGTGTGAGGTGGTCTATACATTGGAGAGTACAAAGAATTATGTTTCCAAGTTAAATTGTGCTCTTTTCACTGCAAATGATCTTTAA